One window of the Papaver somniferum cultivar HN1 unplaced genomic scaffold, ASM357369v1 unplaced-scaffold_115, whole genome shotgun sequence genome contains the following:
- the LOC113329045 gene encoding GDSL esterase/lipase At2g31550-like translates to MDHILIFFSLILFSEKNCYASKTPPAYPAILIFGDSTVDTGNNNFIRTVLKSDHFPYGQEFPNGTATGRFSNGLLVPDLLASSFGIKEFVPPYLDPSLSVDELRTGVSFASAGSGLDDLTTLTSGAIPVSVQLGYFKSYKEVLVNAVGEEEANKIISGAFVLIAAGANDIIFNFYDAPARRFMFNITGYHNFLLEKQECLVKELYDLGCRIFAVSGMAPLGCIPFQITVKHSKGRKCLKHENTETQMYNSKLKKLSLTLPASLPGSRITYLDNYNPVMDMIKNPQNYGFVETNKGCCGTGLKETGHLCNVHTPVCSNPSEYLFWDAIHPTEAAYRSAAKTILKQLGKSN, encoded by the exons ATGGACCACATTTTGATCTTCTTCAGCTTAATTCTATTCAGTGAAAAAAATTGTTATGCCTCAAAAACACCACCTGCATATCCTGCCATTCTAATCTTTGGTGATTCGACTGTTGATACTGGCAATAACAATTTTATCCGAACAGTTCTAAAGAGCGACCACTTCCCGTACGGCCAAGAATTTCCCAACGGTACTGCCACTGGAAGATTTTCAAATGGACTGCTAGTTCCTGACTTATTAGCATCATCTTTTggtatcaaagagtttgttccaCCATATTTAGACCCTAGTTTGTCAGTTGATGAATTACGTACTGGTGTCAGTTTTGCTTCAGCTGGATCAGGATTAGACGATCTAACGACCCTGACCTCTGGGGCGATTCCGGTTTCAGTGCAGCTGGGGTACTTCAAAAGTTATAAAGAAGTTCTTGTAAACGCGGTCGGAGAAGAAGAGGCTAACAAAATAATCAGCGGTGCTTTTGTTCTAATCGCTGCAGGAGCTAACGACATTATTTTCAACTTTTACGATGCACCAGCCAGGCGATTCATGTTTAACATAACAGGGTATCACAATTTTTTGCTAGAGAAACAAGAATGTTTGGTTAAG GAACTATATGATCTTGGATGCCGCATATTCGCGGTATCTGGCATGGCTCCACTCGGATGTATACCATTCCAAATAACTGTGAAGCATTCCAAGGGTAGAAAATGCCTGAAACATGAGAATACAGAAACTCAAATGTACAACTCAAAGCTCAAGAAATTGTCTCTAACACTACCAGCATCGCTTCCTGGTAGCAGGATAACATATCTAGACAACTATAATCCAGTAATGGACATGATCAAAAATCCTCAAAATTACG GCTTTGTAGAAACAAATAAAGGATGTTGTGGAACTGGTTTAAAAGAAACTGGGCACTTATGTAATGTTCACACACCAGTTTGTTCAAACCCCTCTGAGTACTTGTTCTGGGATGCTATTCATCCAACTGAAGCAGCTTATAGATCGGCTGCCAAGACAATTCTCAAACAGTTGGGCAAATCTAATTAA
- the LOC113329044 gene encoding exocyst complex component EXO70B1-like — MAENGDEKLIAVARHIAKTLGRTETMTDDILQIFSTFDGRFSREKLSSENNNQRGVGVVEDGDPRAGYGVLDLTLKTLDRQISQYVSSDQPIWSNLNDSSEFLDAIDELLATIRDWEPISIENKAIASFLDRADDLLQQAMFRLEYEFRLLIEKSSDSFDLNRLNRSDSVGDNNNNFSSDSEDEDSFNEDRIPVAQPVSDYDIVIDALPSGVIADLHEIAKRMVLAGFEKECAHVYSSCRRDFLEESISRLGLQRLSIDEVQKMPWSELEDEIERWMKGANVALKILFPSERRICDRIFFGLSAAADLSFMEVCRGSTIQLLNFADAVAIGSRSPERLFKVLDVYETLRDLMPEFESVFNDQYCVVLRNEAATIWKRLGEAIRGIFMELENLIRRDPAKAAVPGGGLHPITRYVMNYLRAACGSRSTLEQVFEDNGSDYRTTDGMNDRPLSSTSSLSVQITWIMELLESNLEAKSKMYRDAALSSVFLMNNGRYIVQKVKDSELASLLGEDWLRKHSGKVRQCHVNYQRSSWSKVLAVLKLDSSSLTPNTAPRVLKDKVKIFTQYFDEICRSQSTWVVADEQLRMELRISVAGNLSPAYRNFLGRFQTVPELARNSDKYVRYSVEDIEARVNELFKGNGASAGGRK, encoded by the coding sequence atgGCAGAAAACGGCGATGAAAAGTTAATCGCAGTAGCTAGACACATAGCTAAAACACTAGGTCGGACAGAGACGATGACGGACGATATTCTCCAAATCTTCTCAACTTTCGACGGCAGATTCTCAAGAGAAAAACTCTCATCGGAGAATAATAATCAAAGAGGAGTTGGAGTCGTTGAAGACGGAGATCCGAGAGCTGGCTATGGAGTTTTAGATCTTACTTTGAAGACGTTAGATCGTCAGATTTCACAGTACGTTTCTTCCGATCAACCAATTTGGTCGAATCTAAACGATTCGTCTGAGTTTCTCGATGCGATTGATGAGTTGTTAGCTACGATTCGTGATTGGGAACCGATTTCAATCGAGAATAAAGCGATTGCTTCGTTCTTGGATCGTGCTGATGATTTGTTACAGCAAGCTATGTTCCGTCTCGAGTATGAGTTTCGTTTGTTGATCGAGAAAAGCTCTGACTCGTTTGATCTCAATCGGTTGAACCGGTCTGACTCAGTCGGTGATAATAACAATAATTTCTCATCTGATTCTGAAGATGAGGATAGTTTTAATGAAGATCGGATTCCGGTTGCTCAGCCGGTTTCCGATTATGATATTGTAATCGATGCGCTTCCGTCCGGTGTGATTGCCGATCTCCATGAGATTGCAAAGAGGATGGTTCTAGCTGGGTTTGAAAAGGAGTGTGCTCATGTTTATAGTAGTTGTAGAAGAGATTTCTTAGAAGAGAGTATATCTAGATTAGGGTTACAGAGACTAAGTATTGATGAAGTACAGAAAATGCCATGGTCGGAGCTTGAAGACGAGATCGAAAGATGGATGAAAGGAGCTAATGTTGCACTTAAAATACTCTTCCCAAGTGAACGGAGAATTTGTGATCGGATTTTCTTCGGGTTGTCTGCAGCTGCTGATTTATCATTCATGGAAGTCTGCAGGGGTTCGACAATTCAATTGCTGAATTTCGCGGATGCGGTGGCGATTGGGAGCAGGTCGCCGGAACGGTTATTTAAAGTACTTGATGTGTATGAGACATTGAGGGATTTGATGCCTGAATTTGAATCTGTGTTTAATGATCAGTATTGTGTTGTATTGAGAAATGAAGCGGCGACGATTTGGAAGAGGTTAGGGGAAGCGATTCGAGGGATTTTCATGGAGTTggagaatttgataaggagagatCCTGCTAAAGCTGCTGTTCCTGGTGGTGGTCTTCATCCTATTACACGGTATGTAATGAATTATCTTCGGGCAGCTTGTGGTTCGCGTTCGACACTTGAACAAGTATTTGAAGATAATGGAAGTGATTATAGGACTACTGATGGTATGAATGATAGACCATTGTCTTCCACTTCGTCATTGTCTGTTCAAATTACTTGGATTATGGAGCTTTTGGAGAGTAATTTGGAGGCAAAATCGAAGATGTATAGAGATGCTGCATTAAGTTCTGTGTTCTTAATGAATAATGGGAGATACATTGTTCAGAAGGTTAAAGACAGTGAATTAGCTTCTCTATTGGGTGAAGATTGGCTTCGGAAACACTCGGGGAAAGTTAGGCAATGTCATGTGAACTATCAAAGAAGTTCATGGAGTAAAGTACTTGCAGTGTTGAAGTTAGATAGTAGTTCTTTAACACCAAATACAGCTCCTAGAGTTCTTAAAGACAAGGTGAAAATATTCACTCAATACTTTGATGAGATCTGTCGGAGTCAATCGACTTGGGTTGTTGCAGATGAACAGCTTAGAATGGAATTAAGAATCTCAGTTGCTGGTAACTTGTCTCCTGCTTATCGGAATTTCTTGGGTAGGTTTCAAACTGTACCTGAATTGGCAAGGAATTCAGACAAGTATGTAAGATACAGTGTTGAGGATATTGAAGCTCGGGTTAATGAGTTGTTTAAAGGAAATGGTGCATCAGCTGGTGGCCGAAAATGA
- the LOC113329082 gene encoding uncharacterized protein LOC113329082, whose amino-acid sequence MNHNWNPPNKSQLKLNIDAAWISANLPTGFSLILRNDAGVLEQGRTGAFTASTPEEAEALGLLQGAKWASEFGLSNFLVEGDCKNLFDYLNGYESLIEWQNKAILDEAIIELKSCNNFFGFLFCSYDS is encoded by the coding sequence atgAATCATAACTGGAACCCACCCAATAAATCTCAGTTGAAACTAAACATTGATGCAGCCTGGATCTCTGCCAACTTGCCGACAGGTTTTTCTTTAATCCTTAGAAATGATGCAGGAGTTCTTGAACAAGGAAGAACAGGAGCGTTCACAGCTTCTACACCTGAAGAAGCGGAAGCCTTAGGATTGTTGCAGGGAGCTAAATGGGCATCAGAATTTGGACTGTCCAACTTTTTAGTAGAGGGAGACTGCAAAAATCTTTTTGATTACCTTAATGGGTATGAGTCTTTAATTGAATGGCAGAACAAAGCCATCTTGGATGAAGCCATCATTGAACTTAAATCATGTAATaacttttttgggtttttattttgttcCTATGACAGCTAA